In the Quercus lobata isolate SW786 chromosome 5, ValleyOak3.0 Primary Assembly, whole genome shotgun sequence genome, one interval contains:
- the LOC115988569 gene encoding two-pore potassium channel 1-like translates to MACNDANESLLSEFRDHHKETNDLQRRRQQRGSTASLAETNRPEENGVEFPLHPESIPVKPQFNFKQVFMWLGAYLGGGTICFFLIRHQIKGQKTNGILDSIYFCVVTMTTVGYGDLVPNSMLAKLLATIYVFTGMVLVGLILSQAADYIVEKQEILLARTIYMRKKGPTEILKEVETHKVKYKFIMAGILLFVLIIVGTLFLFVVEEFNFMDAFYCVCSTITTLGYGDESFSTKRGRIFAIFWILSSTICLAQFFLYLAELYTERRQSSFVKWVLKRNLTPSDLEAADLDHDKAVSVAEFVIYKLEEMGKISHEDVSVVIETFKRFDVDQSGALTTSDLMSSQSS, encoded by the exons ATGGCTTGTAATGATGCTAATGAATCATTGCTTTCAGAGTTTAGAGATCATCATAAGGAGACGAATGACCtccaaagaagaagacaacaacGTGGTAGTACTGCTTCTTTAGCTGAGACCAATCGCCCTGAAGAAAATGGAGTTGAATTTCCTTTACATCCTGAATCCATACCTGTGAAACCACAATTTAATTTCAAGCAAGTGTTCATGTGGTTGGGTGCTTACCTAGGTGGAGGCACCATTTGTTTCTTCCTCATCAGGCATCAGATCAAGGGTCAAAAAACAAATGGAATTCTTGATTCCATTTACTTTTGTGTTGTTACAATGACTACTGTTGGATATGGGGACCTTGTGCCAAATAGCATGCTGGCAAAACTACTTGCAACTATTTATGTCTTCACAGGCATGGTTCTTGTGGGGCTGATTCTTAGTCAGGCTGCAGATTATATAGTAGAAAAACAGGAAATCCTTCTAGCTAGAACCATTTACATGCGCAAAAAGGGTCCAACTGAGATTCTTAAGGAGGTTGAAACTCACAAAGTTAAATATAAGTTTATCATGGCTGGGAtccttctttttgttcttataATAGTTGGAACTCTCTTCTTATTTGTAGTTGAAGAATTCAATTTTATGGATGCATTCTATTGTGTCTGTTCAACCATCACCACTCTGGGTTATGGGGATGAGAGCTTCTCAACTAAACGGGGTcgtatttttgctattttctggATATTGAGCAGTACCATTTGCTTAGCTCAGTTCTTTCTCTACCTTGCTGAACTATACACTGAAAGAAGGCAAAGCTCATTCGTGAAATGGGTTCTTAAACGAAATTTGACACCCTCGGATCTTGAGGCAGCAGATCTTGATCATGATAAGGCTGTTAG TGTTGCAGAATTTGTCATATATAAGCTTGAGGAAATGGGGAAGATTAGCCATGAGGATGTTTCAGTTGTGATAGAGACATTTAAGAGATTTGATGTTGATCAATCCGGAGCTTTGACAACATCTGATCTTATGTCATCTCAGTCATCCTAA
- the LOC115992045 gene encoding putative protein FAR1-RELATED SEQUENCE 10: protein MTSLPSKNIWIRRQQCPCGDWKCYVSYEGDAEETSIASQLVKNDMVPSESMVAPYVGMVFKSDDDAFEYYGNFARKNGFSIRKERSRLSPQLGIYKRDFVCYRSGFAPAKKKPTGEHHRDRKSVRCGCDAKMYLSKEIVEGVSQWFVVQFSNVHNHELLEDDQVRLLPAYRKIHEADQERILLLSKAGFPIHRIVKVLELEKGIQGGHLPFLERDVRNFVQNRKKVVQENDALLTEKRENDTLELLEACKATKETDEDFVYDFSVDENDKVENIAWSYGDSVHAYTMFGDVVYFDTTYRSITYGMLFGAWLGIDNHGRTIFFGCVLLQDETSRSFSWALQTFVRFMRGRCPQTILTDLDPGLIDAIRSELPNTKHVTSIWNIISKLPSWLSLLLGSRYAEFKSEFDVLYHVDTVDEFDLRWNQMLSMFGLGSDKHIALLFSFRASWALSYMRGYFLARMATTAYSKSVDSFLKGVFSAQTCLRSFFEQVGISANFQNHAHVAMQYMRIKTCIPIEDHARSILTPFAFNALQNELVMTMQYATSEMANGSYIVRHFKKMDGEHLVIWIPEDEQIHCSCKEFESSGILCRHALKILIVKNYFHLPDKYFLSRWRRESSPVIYEDNCTQNGEDEWFQEYHCLTETLFSESSITKERSDYVRIELTKELTRLLNEVRNLPEIDGVAMDLTLSPTC from the exons ATGACATCATTACCGTCGAAAAATATATGGATACGGCGGCAACAGTGCCCATGTGGGGATTGGAAATGTTATGTTTCATATGAGGGTGATGCTGAAGAAACGTCCATAGCATCTCAATTGGTAAAGAATGATATGGTACCATCGGAATCTATGGTTGCTCCTTATGTTGGAATGGTGTTTAAGAGTGATGATGACGCGTTTGAGTATTATGGCAATTTTGCTAGAAAGAATGGATTTTCAATTAGGAAAGAGAGATCAAGACTTAGCCCGCAATTGGGTATTTATAAACGCGACTTTGTTTGTTATCGTTCTGGATTTGCACCTGCAAAGAAAAAGCCTACCGGGGAGCACCATAGGGATAGGAAATCGGTGAGATGTGGATGTGATGCAAAAATGTATTTATCGAAAGAGATAGTTGAAGGTGTTTCTCAGTGGTTTGTTGTACAGTTCAGTAATGTTCATAACCATGAACTTTTGGAAGATGACCAAGTACGCCTCCTTCCAGCTTATCGTAAAATTCACGAGGCAGATCAAGAGCGCATACTGTTACTTTCTAAAGCTGGGTTTCCTATTCATCGTATAGTGAAGGTGCTGGAGTTGGAAAAGGGGATTCAAGGTGGGCATTTACCATTTTTGGAGAGGGATGTCAGAAATTTTGTTCAGAACCGTAAGAAGGTTGTTCAAGAAAATGATGCTTTGCTCActgaaaaaagggaaaatgataCGCTGGAACTGCTGGAGGCATGCAAGGCCACAAAAGAAACAGATGAAGactttgtttatgatttttctgtGGATGAGAATGATaaggttgaaaatattgcttgGTCCTATGGTGACTCAGTTCATGCATACACCATGTTTGGTGATGTGGTTTATTTTGACACCACTTATCGATCAATCACATATGGAATGCTTTTTGGAGCATGGCTTGGCATTGACAATCATGGTAGAACCATATTCTTTGGTTGTGTCCTGTTACAGGATGAAACATCCCGTTCCTTCTCATGGGCTTTACAG ACTTTTGTCCGTTTCATGAGAGGAAGATGTCCACAAACAATTCTAACTGATTTGGACCCTGGGCTTATAGATGCCATAAGAAGTGAGCTACCAAACACTAAACATGTCACTTCTATATGGAATATTATCTCCAAACTACCAAGTTGGTTATCTCTTCTGCTTGGATCTCGCTATGCAGAATTTAAATCTGAGTTTGATGTGTTATATCATGTGGATACTGTGGATGAATTTGATCTTCGATGGAATCAAATGCTTTCCATGTTTGGACTTGGTTCAGACAAACACATTGCTTTACTCTTTTCTTTCCGGGCATCTTGGGCACTATCCTATATGAGAGGTTACTTTCTTGCTCGAATGGCGACGACAGCATATTCAAAGTCTGTAGATTCATTCTTGAAAGGGGTTTTTAGTGCACAAACATGTTTGCGTAGCTTTTTTGAGCAG GTTGGCATTTCTGCTAACTTTCAAAATCATGCACATGTAGCAATGCAGTATATGCGTATAAAAACATGCATACCCATTGAAGATCATGCACGAAGCATTCTTACGCCTTTTGCCTTCAATGCTTTACAAAATGAGTTGGTGATGACCATGCAGTATGCAACATCTGAGATGGCTAATGGATCATATATTGTACGCCACTTCAAGAAGATGGATGGAGAGCATCTTGTCATATGGATACCAGAAGATGAACAGATCCATTGTTCCTGTAAGGAATTTGAGTCTTCAGGAATTTTGTGCAGACATGCTCTTAAGATACTTATAGTAAAAAACTACTTTCATCTTCCTGATAAATATTTTCTGAGTAGATGGCGCCGAGAAAGTTCTCCAGTTATTTATGAAGATAATTGTACTCAAAATGGTGAGGATGAATGGTTTCAAGAATATCATTGCCTTACTGAAACTCTATTCTCAGAATCATCTATTACAAAGGAGCGTTCTGATTATGTTCGTATTGAACTCACTAAAGAGCTCACAAGGCTCCTTAATGAGGTCAGAAACCTCCCAGAGATTGATGGAGTTGCTATGGATTTGACACTTTCCCCGACTTGTTGA